A window of Bacillus toyonensis BCT-7112 genomic DNA:
CTTACCACCAAGCTCTAACGTTACATGTTTAATTGTTTCTGCAGATTGACGCATAATATATTTTCCCGTAACAGTAGATCCTGTAAAAGCAACTTTATTAATATCATGATGATTTACTATCGCAGCTCCTGCTTCAGGGCCGAAACCTGGTACAAAGTTTACAACACCGTTTGGAAAACCAGCTTCTTTAAAAAGTTTTGCTGTATATAGCAACGATAAAGGTGTTTGTTCTGCAGGTTTTAATACAATCGTACAACCAGTTGCAAGTGCAGCTCCCATTTTCCAAGAAGACATAACGAGCGGAAAATTCCACGGAATAATTTGACCTACAACACCAACTGGTTCATGGCGTGTGTAATTTAAGTAATCTTTTGAAATCGGAATTGTTTGTCCGATAATTTTTGTAGCCCAACCTGCATAATAACGGTAGTTTTCAACCGTCGCTGCAATATCATCTTCAAGTGCTACTTGATATGGTTTTCCATTATCTAATGCTTCTAGCTGTGCTAATTCTTCTTTATGTTCTTCAATTAAATCCGCTAGTTTATATATAAGATGTGCTCTTTCAGCAGTAGTCATTTCTGTCCAAGGGCCTGATTCAAAGGCCAATCTCGCAGCTTTTACTGCGACATCAATATCTTCTTCTTGTGCTTCACATACGACAGCTAGAACATCCTCTGTTGCTGGATTATATGTTTCAAACGTCTTCCCGCTAATAGAAGGAACAAATTCACCATTAATAAACATTTTAATCTCTTCATTTAAAAACGCTTTCACTTTTGGTTTTAGCACAATGTTTGTCGTTAACATATATACACGCCTCCCTATTTAAACAGCTGCATGAGCTGCGATTTCGGATAATATCGTTTGAAGCTTTTGATCTTCTACTTCAGTTAATCCTAATCTCGGATAACGAGAAGGTCCTCCAACTTGCCCGTGTAATTCCATTGACCGTTTAACAATTTGTACATATTTCCCTGATCCTTCAAGAAATTCACAAAGCGGTAAAATCGCATCGTTTATCTCCCATGCTTTTTCTAATTCACCATTTTGAAAATGCTCATACATTTTCGTAACGAGTCCTGGTACGATATTTCCTGCAACTGAAACCCATCCCGAGGCACCAACTAAATAAGACTCCATAACTAAATCTTCAGATCCGCAGAAAACTTGAAAAGCACCTTCGCCTTGTCTTACTAAATCTCTTGCTTTACGAATATCTCCACTAGACTCTTTAATATGTGTAACATTTTCACACTCTTTTCCAATTCGAAGCATTAGCTCTGTACTCATATCAACACCAGAAGTAAATGGATTATTGTATAACATAATTGGTATATTTACAGCGTGTGAGATTTCTTTAAAATGAAAATAAATTTCCTCTTCCTTTGGTTTACAATAGTAAGAGTTTATAATTAATGCGCAATCCGCTCCGTGTGCTTCTGCATGTTTCGTATATTCAATCGTTTCTTTCGTCGTTTCTGCTGCAGTTCCAACAATGACTGGAATACGGCCATCGACTTCTTTTAATACTGTTTCTACCATGTTAAATCGTTCTTCTTTTGATAAACTAACAAACTCCCCTGTACTTCCATTAATAATAATTCCAGCTACCTTTTGCTCAATAAAGTAGTTTACGTTTTGTTTTACACCTTTCCAATCAATCTCTTGAAATTCATCCATTGGTGTTATTAATACTGGAAATGCTCCTTTAATTTTTTGCATATTTATCTCTCCCTTTAACATTTTATTTTAATAAAAAACCTGTTGGAAATGGATCAGTAGGGTCTAATAGAAACGTCTGCATCCCTGTAATAAAACCTCTACTCTCAAAACGGAAAATATATCCTAGTTCTTCTTTCTTCACTTTTTCTACTGTTATAAAGCTATTAAATATGCTTTCATTTTTAAAAGGTTTATCCGTTATATACTCATTATTAAATAACGCATGTACATAGGACACAATAGTAGAAACAAAGCCCGGAGAACGGACAATAAAGTTATCTTCATGAAATGTAATCGACTTTATATGTTTCTCTTCTGTTTGCGAAGAATCTACTAAAATAAGTCTTTTTATAAGCGACTGTTTTTGTATCGCTTGAAGTGTAGCTTCTCCCCATTTCTTTAATTCAGAGATATTTTCAATACAAATTTTTGGTGGATACGTATCCTTTTCTACAATTGCATATACTTTATCAGCCTGTATAAGAGAGTAACGTATATTACCAATCTTCAAATCTTTCTCAACCATATAACATAGTTTACTTTCAAACGACACCGATATCACTTCATCATCCACTACATAGGCATGAACTGAAAATATTCCAGATAGCGTTTCAATTTTGTATTGATTAGACTCTTTCTTTTTTAAATATCCACTTTCTAGTAACATCGTTATTACTGCGACAATACCTCCATAATGAAGAGGAATGGTTCCTTCATGATTAAAAAATAACACAGCTGCATCAACTTCCTTATGAATAGAAGGAACGACAATACATCCATTTAACCCAATAAAACCACGTGGTTCATTTAATAAAAGCTGCATTTCTTCTGCTAATTCGCCTGAAAATTGTTCATTTAAATGTTCTAAACTGTAGTAGTATTTGCATGGTACGTCCTTTATTACACGAAACGCTTCGCCAGCTACGTGCACATCTACTGCTGTATACATTTTTTGAATGTTCATTTTACATCCTCCGTTTCATGTTCCATCGGCGGAATTAGCAAAAAGCCTTCTTTCAGTGAATCCTTTTCATTGTAGAAAAATCTATGCATCCCCATAAGCCAAGCTGAGCCGGTAATCTTTGTTACTACCGCTTCAATATTTTCTACATATGTTGTATTCATGACACACCCTTTAAATAGTGAACCTACAATACTCTCATGAACAAATTCTTCATCGATGTCGATTTTTTTATGAGCGTATAATACAGCTAACTTCGCTGATGTTCCTGTACCACATGGAGATCGATCAATTCCTCCTGGCGGAACAACAACTGTATTTTTCACATGCGCACTTTTATGAGTAGGATCTGTATAAAATTCAACATGTGTTAATCCTTTTATAAACGAATACTCTGGATGAATAATTTCAAACTTCTCATTTATTGAGTTTCGAATATGAATCGCCTTATCAATAATTATGGATGCATTTTCTGGTACTAACTCTAAACCAACTGACTTCGCATCGATAATGGCATAAAAATTTCCTCCATACGCAATATCAGCCTCTACAGTTCCAATTCCTTCGACTTGTACAGTAATATTTTTCAGTAAAAAAGCTGGTATGTTACAGAATGAAACTTCTTTCGCCTTTCCATTTTGAACAGTAATATCCACTTCAACTAAGCCGGCTGGTGTATCAAGCTTTAAAGAAGTAATCGGTTCAACTATTGGAATTAAACCTGATTCAATTAAAGCTGTACACACACCAATTGTATCGTGACCACACATCGGTAAATATCCACCTGTCTCTATGTATATAACGCCTATATCAGCTTCAGGATGACATGGATCTGTTAACAATGCTCCAGACATTACATCATGACCACGCGGCTCATTCATTAACAATTTGCGAATCCAGTCATATTCCTTTTTCATATGTAACATCTTCTCTGCCATCGTCTCTCCAATTAGCTTAGGAAGGCCGCTAATTAATGTCCTCGTTGGATTCCCGCCCGTATGTGTATCAATCGTCGTAAAGACTTTTTGTGACCTCATCCGTTTAACACCCTTTCTGTAAAACGACTCAAACGAAGTGGTTCAATAGGAATAATTGTTTCTTTTTCATTTAATAACTCTTCAATCACTTTCCCAGTAACTGCCGCAAGACTAATTCCATCACCTTCATGTCCAGCTGCAATATAATAATTTGGAATATGATCCACTCGTGAAATAATTGGCAAATGATCTTCTGTCCACGGACGTAAGCCGGCATATGAACGAATCACCATCATATCTGCCATTTTCGGATAAAAACGAATTGCTCTGTTCGCAATGCATTTAATAACCTCGTTGTTAATTCTCGTATGAAATCCTACAAACTCTCGACTACTACCAATTAAAAAATTTTGGCTTTCTGTCGGTTCAAATACAAGAGCTACCCCGTATTTTTCAGTTAAAGCATCCACTTTTCGTTTTCCGCCAAATTTAGAAATTAAATAACCAAATTCCATTACTTTACGGCAACCTACATGTTGTTGCCTTGAGGCTACAATAATATGCCCTTTTCTCGGTTCGATTGGAATATTTACATCTAACATCTGCCCGATTTTAGGAGCCCACACACCGGCTGCGTTCACAATTTGCTTCGCAGTAAACGTCCCATTTGTCGTTTCTACAATAAAGGAGCCGTCTATATCTCTTTTCATTTCTTTTACTTCTGTATGATTAATCGCTTTCGCACCCATTTTTTTCGACTCTGCTAGAAGTGAAAATGCAAGGAGATATGGATTTACAGTAGAATCAGTTGCGCATTCTAAACCACCCAATAAATCATCCGCAAAAAATGGTGATTCCTCTCTTATGTCTTGCCTATCAAGCATTCGAAACGGTAACCCAGCATCTTTTTGACGATTCACCCATTGCTGCGCTGCCTCCATCTCTTCGTCTGATTCACAGACTAGAATACTTCCTGGCGCCCTATATTCAAATGAGTGCTCCAACTCCTCACTTAAATCTGTTACTAATTTTTGACTTACTAATGACATTTGACTATCAAACCCTGGGTCTTTATCAATCGCCAAAATGTTTCCGTCACATCGTGAAGACGTCCCACTGACAAACTCACCTTTTTCAATGATTGTTACGTCTCTTCCGTATTTTGAAGTGTAATATGCAATAGAACATCCTATAATTCCACCACCTATTATTAAAACGTCACAGTGCCTCACAAAACACCCCTCCTTTCACTTACATCTCTCATTTTCTTTTATGCAATTGACGTGCCAACTCTACATATATACACTTTTTATAAATAATATTTTTATTTGTAAAAATATTTTAAATTTATCGTAAATAGGTGTATTATTTTTTTATCACTGTCTAAATTTTTATACATATCAGGAGGACGCTATGACATTTTCATTTCCAACAATCAAAGAGTTTATGAAAATTTTGTCTATCGATTGTACAAGTAGCATGAAACACATTAACACAGTAGATGGGACATTTTATTACCTCCCTTCTACTACAGAAGAATATAGTTGCGGCTATATATATGAGGACGACTCGTTCACTACTTTAATTGATGCACTTTCACATGCATTAGCCGTTGTCATCATTAACAAAAACGAAGAGCCAATATGTTGTATAACGGCTCAGCAAATGATTCCGTTTCTTTATAAGTCTTACACTGAGCTACAATCTTTTTATAACACTGTAATTCAAACGACTGATTCTTCTGTTACAGTCATTGATGAAAAAGAATGTGTCCGTACGTGGACAGATGGTGCTGAAAAAATCTTTTCGGTTAATCATAATGAAATTATTGGACAACCAATTACTCGTTTTTTTGATTATAAAGACTTGGAAATCTTGCAATCATTGCATGACGGAAAAAGTATAATCGCTCAATTCCATCAGCCTCGTCCTGATTTGTTCGTATTAATAAATTCAAACCCCGTTTACTGTAACGATGAAATTATAGGAGCAGTCGTTTCAGAAACAGATGTGACAAATCAAGTTGTATTGAATGAAAAACTATTTAATATGTCACATGAAATGCACCGATTAGAGCAAGAAGTAGCAAAATATAAAGATACATCCGATCCTTTCCTCGCGATGAATGGAAAAAGCCCTGTTATACAAAGGACTATTCAATTAGCTAGAAAGGTCTGTTCAGTGAAATCAACCGTTTTAATACTCGGCGAAAGCGGTGTCGGAAAAGAAGTATTTGCGAAAGCAATACATGAAGCAAGTGAGGCAGCAAAGGCGCCTTTCATTTCAATTAACTGCGGCGCAATTCCAGAAGCTTTATTTGAAAGTGAATTATTCGGATATGAACGTGGGGCGTTTTCTGGAGCGAATAGTAAAGGAAAAAAAGGTAAAATAGAGCTCGCTCAAGGTGGTACTTTGTTCCTTGATGAAATAGGTGAAATGCCTCTCGATATGCAAGTGAAACTTTTACGTGTATTGCAAGAAAGAAAGTATTATCGAGTTGGTGGAGAGAAAGAAATAAATATTGATTTCCGTATTATCGCTGCTACAAATCGTGATTTACAAGAAGAAATGCGAAAAGGAACTTTCCGAGAAGATTTATACTATCGTTTAAATGTAGTTAGCTTACAGATTCCACCGCTGCGAGAAAGACGAGAAGATATTATTGAATTAACATACTCTTTCTTAAACGATTTTTCGATTAACTATAACAGACCTATTCGTGACTTACCTTCAAGCATTATGCATGAACTACTTCATTACGATTGGCCTGGTAATATTCGTGAACTTCGAAATGTAGTTGAGAGACTCGTCGTATTTGCGACAGACGGTATTATAAAACAAGAATATTTACCATTTCATACAAATGATACTATAGACAATCATACGTCTCATTCCCTATTACTCAGCAATAATCATACGATTCTTTCTTTACAAGAAGAGATGGTTGAGCATGAGAAAAAAGTAATTGAAAGAGCTTTACACATTTTAAAGGGGAATAAATTAGAATGTGCGAAAAAACTTGGGGTAACGCGAGCCACTTTATATAATCGTTTAAAAAAACTTGGGTTACAATAAAGTGAAACTTTAATCAGTGGGGGTTTTGTTCATCCCCACTTGATTATCAGCCCTCACCAATCAGGCTTTTACGGGCAGTTGATCCCCCTCCTAACTTCTTTACTTTCGCTGGATTTTGCGGTGGGGTCTTACTGCCCGTTAATGCGGGATAATTCTTAACTCCTCTATATTGGCATAGTTTTTGCATTATAATTTGTGCAAACCGAACTAGAGGAGGAATACATATGACGAATAAAGAGAACTTAATTGTTTGTCGTTGTGAAGAGATTACATACGGACAACTTCAATCGACAATTGCTGAATATAAATGCTCGGCAAGAGAATTAAAACTAAGAACACGTGCCGGTATGGGATTTTGCGGTGGCCGCACATGTAGAATGATGTTAGATCGAATGATTGAAAGTGCAAATCCTGACGTAACTCCTAATGAAATACCGTTAAAATATCAACCACCAATACGTGCTGTTACCTTTGGAGCGGTAGGTGATAATAAATGAGTAGAATTACACATCACCCTATTTTAGGTAGTTTACATAATAGTCAGCGCATCACTTTTCAATTTAACGGGCAACAATATGAAGCATATGGGCATGAAACAATTGCTGCTGCCCTGCTAGCAAATGGAATACGAACGCTACGCGTACATGAAGATAGCGGGAACCCGCGAGGTATTTATTGTAATATCGGTCATTGTTCAGAATGCCGTGTGACAGTAAATAATCAAACGAATGTACGCGCATGCTTAACAGTTGTAGAAAACGATATGATTGTTGAAAGCGGAAAACAGCATCCAAATATCGTGAGAGAGATGGTGAAAAAGCGATGATCGATGTAATTATTATTGGTGCAGGGCCGGCAGGATTATCAGCTTCCATCTCTTGTGCACGTTTTGGACTTAACGTACTTGTTATTGATGAATTTATGAAACCTGGCGGGAGATTGTTAGGACAGTTACATCAAGAGCCTACTGGAGAATGGTGGAACGGAATTGAAGAAGCAAAACGTCTTTACGAAGAAGCCGAATCACTGTCAGTCGATATTCGGTGCGGTGTTTCCGTCTATAATTTAGATAAAGATGATAGTTCTTGGTTCGTACATACAAATATCGGTATGTTAGAAGCTCCGTTCGTATTAATTGCTACTGGCGCTGCGGAGTATTCTATCCCCCTTCCTGGCTGGACACTTCCAGGAGTTATGTCAATTGGAGCGGCTCAAGTTATGACAAATGTTCATCGCGTGCAAGTCGGAAAAAAAGGAATCATTATTGGTGCTAACATTTTATCATTCGCCATTTTAAATGAATTGCAATTAGCTGGAATTAAAGTGGATCATATCGTACTACCTGAAAAAAGTGAGTTAAGCCAAAAAGCGGGTGAACCAGAAGAAGTTTTGAACTCCCTTTTAAATGCAGCTCATCTCGCTCCTTCTGCTTTTTTGCGTATAGGTAGCCGTTTTATGAAATATGATTGGATTCGAAAAGCCGGATTAACCTTCTATCCAAATAACGGAATGAAAATAAACGGGACACCACTTCATCTTCGGAAAGCTGCACTTGAAATTATTGGAACAGATCAAGTTGAAGGTGTTCGTGTTGCTACTATTGATTCTAAAGGAAACATTATGAATGGATCAGAGAAGATATATGAGGCAGATTTCGTTTGTATCGCTGGAGGTTTATATCCGCTTGCTGAGCTTGCTGCTGTAGCTGGATGCCCTTTCCATTACATCCCAGAATTAGGTGGACACGTCCCTCTTCATTCCGAAACAATGGAAACCTCTCTTCCAGGTTTATTTGTAGCCGGAAATATTACTGGGATTGAAAGTGGGAAAATCGCGATGGCGCAAGGGAGTGTCGCTGGATATTCAATCGTAAAACAAGCTAATATAAAATCAAATTCAGTTGAACAACACTTACAACAAGCAATCCAACATGTTCACACCGTACGCCATCATGCTGCGATTCAGTTTAATCCAATGATTGATGCTGGTAGACGAAAGATGAATGAAATTTGGCGTGATTATTCCACCACATATGCACATACTAAAAAGAGCTGCTGAGATTACTCTCAACAGCTCTTTTCACTACTCATCCGAGTTATTAAATTTCGCTAATGCATAAATGCCTTCTTCATCATCTAATTCAAGTTGTAATCTTGCTGCGAATGAATTGACATTGTATTCTCTGTCAAGTAATAAGCGTAGTGCCTCGATTAAGTTCGCTTGAATTAAAATTTGTTGACGACCATTTACCTCTACTTCAGCAGAGAAACCATACTCATCATCATACATTAGTTCAACTAATACTTCTTCTGGACCCACTTGTCTTTTTTCAGCGATATATACGCAAAGCGCATTTATAAGCTCTTGCTCAGAAATTTTTATTGTTTCCATGCTACTTCATCTGCCTTTTTCTTACGTTGATCTTTGAAGTATTTAAATGCACGAACTGCTAACATTACGATACCAGCCATTACTAACATATTTACCATAAACGCTAATACAGAACCAAGAGCTCCCATATTTGCAAATAAGCTACCCATTAGTAAACCACCAAGACCACCTAGTAATAAACCTTTCATAAAGCTTCCTTTATTACTTTTTGGCGCTGTGTTTGCTGCTTTTGTTTTTGAATCTGGATTCGTTTTTTGAGAATTCACGTTTGAGTCTTTTTTGTTTAAATCAACTTTTGACTTTTGACCTGAACTTGGTGTAAATGATTTTTTACCAGATTTGTAACTCTTCGCTGCTGCGTGATCTACAAACATGAAGCTACTAGCTCCAAAGATAACCATGAATGCTGTCATTACTGCTACAAGTTTTTTCAACATATTATATCCATTCTCCTTTTATATAGATATATGTGAAATCTATCTTTCTTGTAAATTTAGAATGATAGATTTGTTTTTAAGAACATTTTAAAGGTTCTTATGAACTTATTATATGAACTTTTGTCGAAATATGCAAGTATTATTTACTTTCAACAGTTTGGTCACAAAGGAAAAATTAAGCAAAACAGAATTGACTTTAAATGAAACAAAACATATTATAAGTTCATAAGAACTTTTTATTATTTTGGAGGTGAAAAGATGGAAACATTTCATCTCACACGAAACGAAATGGCTACCCTTCTTCTATCACTAAGAGGATGGAATACGAAAAAGCCTCTCGGTATTTTACAAGAAGCTTGGGCAAAGTCACATAAAAAAGATATTGAAAGCGGACAAAGCGTTACAGCTTTTATTACTACCGCACTTTCACCTATTTTTGAAAAGCTGATTAAAATTGACGATACTGATGTCGGTTTTTCTTTAAATGAAATAGTTGCGCTTGGCAATCAGATTGAAAACACAAGTTTCTCTGTAACTGCTATGCAAAACTGGGTGAAACGAGATATAAAAGAAATGATTGGCTCTCCTCAAAAAGGGAAAAAATATTCAATTGAACAAGCAGCCTTACTATTTATTGTCGAAGATTTAAAAACAGCACTTGATTTTGAATCCATTCGTAAGCTATTACGCCTTATTGTAAATGACCCAGCCGATCGAAGTGATGATTTAATCAATCCTGTTCATTTATATGTAGCATACTCTTCTCTATTTGAAGAACTCAATCAAGGGAATTGCTTACAATTAAATGCAACAGATACCGTTCATACAATTGAAAATATCGTAAAAGAAAAAGCTGATAAAATCGCAAGCAAGTTCGATCAAATTAATAACGAACAACGCGAAGCAATTCGTAACGCTATTATTATTGCGACCCTTTCTGTACATACCGCATATGTACAAATGTTAGCGAAACGTTACGTAACAGCAACGTTATTTTTACAAAACTTAGATGTGAAACAGTAAAAAACAAGCATCCCCCTGTCCTACGTATATGACAGGGGGATGCTTGTTTTCAATCAATATAAACTACACAAATCATTTTACATTTAAGTTTCGTTCTACAATAGCTCTTGATTATGTAAAAATCATTACTAACCTAACATTCAACAATGTTCATTTCTTTCTATTAAATTCCTATCAGATTTTCTCGATAAACTTAATTACTTCATTTTTATAATTATATTTATCATTAATTTCTTGTAATAATTCAATATCATGCGTATGAGTTTTTCCTGTCTCTAGCAGCTCACGGTATAAATCAATATAAGGAAGATTTTTATTAGTGGCATTTTTATATTCCTTTTCTACATCGTAAAAAACCTTTTTAAACCTCACGTCAGTAATCCCTGCCTCATCAATTTCAAGAATTGCATACTGAGCACGTAAGTCAGAGTTTAGCTTATTCCACTTGTAAAAAGGTTGTCCAACTGTTCCTGGGTTAATAATTAATTGATCATTGCTACTATAGCGCAACAATTGATGGTGGGTATGAGCGTAAATCGCAATATCATAATCACAATCAAATAACCGATCAAACTGTTCTTGATTATTAGTGGGCCATAAATCCCCTCCGTAATTTTTATTTTGTAGATTATGACTAATACTTATTGATAAATCATTAACCTGTTTTGTTATATGTAATGGTAAATTTTTAATATGATTAATATAGTTTTTATCCAAGTTTTCACATTGATA
This region includes:
- a CDS encoding NAD(P)/FAD-dependent oxidoreductase → MRHCDVLIIGGGIIGCSIAYYTSKYGRDVTIIEKGEFVSGTSSRCDGNILAIDKDPGFDSQMSLVSQKLVTDLSEELEHSFEYRAPGSILVCESDEEMEAAQQWVNRQKDAGLPFRMLDRQDIREESPFFADDLLGGLECATDSTVNPYLLAFSLLAESKKMGAKAINHTEVKEMKRDIDGSFIVETTNGTFTAKQIVNAAGVWAPKIGQMLDVNIPIEPRKGHIIVASRQQHVGCRKVMEFGYLISKFGGKRKVDALTEKYGVALVFEPTESQNFLIGSSREFVGFHTRINNEVIKCIANRAIRFYPKMADMMVIRSYAGLRPWTEDHLPIISRVDHIPNYYIAAGHEGDGISLAAVTGKVIEELLNEKETIIPIEPLRLSRFTERVLNG
- a CDS encoding proline racemase family protein, encoding MRSQKVFTTIDTHTGGNPTRTLISGLPKLIGETMAEKMLHMKKEYDWIRKLLMNEPRGHDVMSGALLTDPCHPEADIGVIYIETGGYLPMCGHDTIGVCTALIESGLIPIVEPITSLKLDTPAGLVEVDITVQNGKAKEVSFCNIPAFLLKNITVQVEGIGTVEADIAYGGNFYAIIDAKSVGLELVPENASIIIDKAIHIRNSINEKFEIIHPEYSFIKGLTHVEFYTDPTHKSAHVKNTVVVPPGGIDRSPCGTGTSAKLAVLYAHKKIDIDEEFVHESIVGSLFKGCVMNTTYVENIEAVVTKITGSAWLMGMHRFFYNEKDSLKEGFLLIPPMEHETEDVK
- a CDS encoding NAD(P)/FAD-dependent oxidoreductase produces the protein MIDVIIIGAGPAGLSASISCARFGLNVLVIDEFMKPGGRLLGQLHQEPTGEWWNGIEEAKRLYEEAESLSVDIRCGVSVYNLDKDDSSWFVHTNIGMLEAPFVLIATGAAEYSIPLPGWTLPGVMSIGAAQVMTNVHRVQVGKKGIIIGANILSFAILNELQLAGIKVDHIVLPEKSELSQKAGEPEEVLNSLLNAAHLAPSAFLRIGSRFMKYDWIRKAGLTFYPNNGMKINGTPLHLRKAALEIIGTDQVEGVRVATIDSKGNIMNGSEKIYEADFVCIAGGLYPLAELAAVAGCPFHYIPELGGHVPLHSETMETSLPGLFVAGNITGIESGKIAMAQGSVAGYSIVKQANIKSNSVEQHLQQAIQHVHTVRHHAAIQFNPMIDAGRRKMNEIWRDYSTTYAHTKKSC
- a CDS encoding metallophosphoesterase family protein, which produces MKHKIAVLADVHGNATALKAVIEDSLKEGVTDYWFLGDLIMPGPGSNDLFEMLDSVNVDTYVQGNWEDSFLDVLNKNIDIDNATDIYVSRLVQYQCENLDKNYINHIKNLPLHITKQVNDLSISISHNLQNKNYGGDLWPTNNQEQFDRLFDCDYDIAIYAHTHHQLLRYSSNDQLIINPGTVGQPFYKWNKLNSDLRAQYAILEIDEAGITDVRFKKVFYDVEKEYKNATNKNLPYIDLYRELLETGKTHTHDIELLQEINDKYNYKNEVIKFIEKI
- a CDS encoding sigma-54 interaction domain-containing protein, producing MTFSFPTIKEFMKILSIDCTSSMKHINTVDGTFYYLPSTTEEYSCGYIYEDDSFTTLIDALSHALAVVIINKNEEPICCITAQQMIPFLYKSYTELQSFYNTVIQTTDSSVTVIDEKECVRTWTDGAEKIFSVNHNEIIGQPITRFFDYKDLEILQSLHDGKSIIAQFHQPRPDLFVLINSNPVYCNDEIIGAVVSETDVTNQVVLNEKLFNMSHEMHRLEQEVAKYKDTSDPFLAMNGKSPVIQRTIQLARKVCSVKSTVLILGESGVGKEVFAKAIHEASEAAKAPFISINCGAIPEALFESELFGYERGAFSGANSKGKKGKIELAQGGTLFLDEIGEMPLDMQVKLLRVLQERKYYRVGGEKEINIDFRIIAATNRDLQEEMRKGTFREDLYYRLNVVSLQIPPLRERREDIIELTYSFLNDFSINYNRPIRDLPSSIMHELLHYDWPGNIRELRNVVERLVVFATDGIIKQEYLPFHTNDTIDNHTSHSLLLSNNHTILSLQEEMVEHEKKVIERALHILKGNKLECAKKLGVTRATLYNRLKKLGLQ
- a CDS encoding (2Fe-2S)-binding protein, which produces MTNKENLIVCRCEEITYGQLQSTIAEYKCSARELKLRTRAGMGFCGGRTCRMMLDRMIESANPDVTPNEIPLKYQPPIRAVTFGAVGDNK
- a CDS encoding DUF1836 domain-containing protein, translating into METFHLTRNEMATLLLSLRGWNTKKPLGILQEAWAKSHKKDIESGQSVTAFITTALSPIFEKLIKIDDTDVGFSLNEIVALGNQIENTSFSVTAMQNWVKRDIKEMIGSPQKGKKYSIEQAALLFIVEDLKTALDFESIRKLLRLIVNDPADRSDDLINPVHLYVAYSSLFEELNQGNCLQLNATDTVHTIENIVKEKADKIASKFDQINNEQREAIRNAIIIATLSVHTAYVQMLAKRYVTATLFLQNLDVKQ
- a CDS encoding aldehyde dehydrogenase family protein codes for the protein MLTTNIVLKPKVKAFLNEEIKMFINGEFVPSISGKTFETYNPATEDVLAVVCEAQEEDIDVAVKAARLAFESGPWTEMTTAERAHLIYKLADLIEEHKEELAQLEALDNGKPYQVALEDDIAATVENYRYYAGWATKIIGQTIPISKDYLNYTRHEPVGVVGQIIPWNFPLVMSSWKMGAALATGCTIVLKPAEQTPLSLLYTAKLFKEAGFPNGVVNFVPGFGPEAGAAIVNHHDINKVAFTGSTVTGKYIMRQSAETIKHVTLELGGKSPNIVLEDADLEEAINGAFQGIMYNHGQNCSAGSRVFVHRKHYETVVEELVKRANNIKLGAGMETDTEMGPLVSKKQQERVLHYIEQGKKEGATVAAGGERAFEKGYFVQPTVFTNATDDMTIVKEEIFGPVVVVLPFDSTEEVIERANHSSYGLAAGVWTQNIKTGHQVANKLKAGTVWINDYNLENAAAPFGGYKQSGIGRELGSYALDNYTEVKSVWVNIK
- the dapA gene encoding 4-hydroxy-tetrahydrodipicolinate synthase, with amino-acid sequence MQKIKGAFPVLITPMDEFQEIDWKGVKQNVNYFIEQKVAGIIINGSTGEFVSLSKEERFNMVETVLKEVDGRIPVIVGTAAETTKETIEYTKHAEAHGADCALIINSYYCKPKEEEIYFHFKEISHAVNIPIMLYNNPFTSGVDMSTELMLRIGKECENVTHIKESSGDIRKARDLVRQGEGAFQVFCGSEDLVMESYLVGASGWVSVAGNIVPGLVTKMYEHFQNGELEKAWEINDAILPLCEFLEGSGKYVQIVKRSMELHGQVGGPSRYPRLGLTEVEDQKLQTILSEIAAHAAV
- a CDS encoding YxcD family protein is translated as METIKISEQELINALCVYIAEKRQVGPEEVLVELMYDDEYGFSAEVEVNGRQQILIQANLIEALRLLLDREYNVNSFAARLQLELDDEEGIYALAKFNNSDE
- a CDS encoding proline racemase family protein produces the protein MNIQKMYTAVDVHVAGEAFRVIKDVPCKYYYSLEHLNEQFSGELAEEMQLLLNEPRGFIGLNGCIVVPSIHKEVDAAVLFFNHEGTIPLHYGGIVAVITMLLESGYLKKKESNQYKIETLSGIFSVHAYVVDDEVISVSFESKLCYMVEKDLKIGNIRYSLIQADKVYAIVEKDTYPPKICIENISELKKWGEATLQAIQKQSLIKRLILVDSSQTEEKHIKSITFHEDNFIVRSPGFVSTIVSYVHALFNNEYITDKPFKNESIFNSFITVEKVKKEELGYIFRFESRGFITGMQTFLLDPTDPFPTGFLLK
- a CDS encoding (2Fe-2S)-binding protein; translation: MSRITHHPILGSLHNSQRITFQFNGQQYEAYGHETIAAALLANGIRTLRVHEDSGNPRGIYCNIGHCSECRVTVNNQTNVRACLTVVENDMIVESGKQHPNIVREMVKKR